From the Tepidimicrobium xylanilyticum genome, the window GTCTCCCGCCTCCCCGTGTTCAGAAAATCTCCTAATCAATTCTTCAAATATGTAACCCATTTCTGTATTGCTTACCACATTTGGATGCAAGTCTATCTTATTAAATTCAGATACAACAAGATAAAGCAGGTTGTTATCATTAAGTTTGGTAATCTGCTTGTCAAAATCAAAATGCTCAATGATTTCCCTGGCATTTTTGGAAAAACCGTTTATATAGTTTCTTAAATTATTTGCGATATTATCGGGGTCAGCCAATAATTTTTCAAAATCATATTTACTGGTATTATTGAATTCCTGCTTTGAAATTCTATTTAAAACAGGGTCCATGTTTTGTAGCCCTGACTTCTTTAAGGCTTCATACTTTTCCAATACTTCCTGCTTAGTGGCTGCAAGAACGCAGTCAAACCTCCTGAGTACGGCCATAGGCAGTATTACATCACCGTACTGTTCTTTTTTATATGGTCCTCTTAATAGTTCTGCTATACTCCATATAAAATTCACTTTATCTTGAAAGTTAATCAACTTTATCACTCCTATGTATTTCTCGATTTTGATACTTTAAGTCATTTATCAGTATATACACGCAAAATTATATCAATCTATACTTTATTATTCTATATTTCCCTTAGGATTTCCTTTACAATTTACAAACTTGTAGAATATCGCAATTTTTTACAAATTTTTTGTAATTTACAACATCATGTCTCTAAAAGAAAGTATAAATAGTTCTTCATTTCATGCAATATTAAGACTCTTCAAAGACGATATCATATAGAATAGTTCATCTAAATACAATATCAATTTTAATGAGTTTATTTCATTATCATAGTTTAAAGCCTGCCCATGAAATATCTTATGTCTACTAAAATCCTGCACTTCATCTGGCTCTGCTGGATTAAACCTGATATAAAATGAATCTATGCAGGTAAAAGCATAGTTAACGATAATACTATCCAACTCTTTTGCCTTTTCCTTAAAATTGTCATATAAAGGACTAAAATTATACGCTGACACACCATAAGTATCCTTCATGAAATCTCGAATAATTCCCTCAAGCATAAATGCCCACACTGGAACAGATAAAGAATACTTTCCCAATTTATGAGCAGCAAAAGCATCGTTTGTTTTATCTTTCCACTTATAGAAATATTCTAGTTCATGCCATTCTCTTATTATTCCTTCTAACTCTTTGTAATCACTGTCTTTATAATAATCACATATCATTTTATCCACATCTTCTTGAAGTAGAGTTTCTCTGTTTCTATGAATATAATTTATTTTATCTATGGGTAAAGAACCGATAAACCACCAGCCAAACTGAAGCATAGTTTGGGCTTTCTTCTTTAAACTTTCCTTTACATTTGCTCTTGCAGTAAGTACACTCTGTATATCAAATAAAAAAGGTTTTATATTATTAATAATACTTTGTTGTACATTTATAAAATTGAACAATTTATCATTATATGTGAAGTTAAGTATATTATTTAGTTCTGTCTCAAGAATCTGTATATGACTCTGTAAGTTGTTATTTAAAGCCCTTCTCAGTGATTCTTGGCTTTCTAATACCCTTCTAATATATTCCACGTTATTTGGCTGTAATATATCCCTTATGGCGTTTATTTCAGAATAGAGGTTTTGAACTGCTGAATTAGTCATTGCTGTAGATGATGCTATTACAGACTGCATTTTTATTGCATTACTTATGTTGTTGTATATCGGATTAATAACCTTCATAGATATATCCATTGTACTTTGCATCTTACTTGCAGTAGCAGCCAATTCCATAAATGCTGGATTATTTATAATATTTCGATATATTTGAGTATCAATAAAAGGAAATTCTACTGTTTCTGTTATCCTGCTTATTCTTGATGCTAACTCTATGCCTGGCAGTATGTTTTTATAGTTATCAATAAAATCTAATTTAGGCTTCATTCGTTCTGCTATTTTTTTCATGTGTTCTCTATACTTTTCTGTTTCTTTTTTATGAATCAAATAGAATTTTTTAAAGAAATTACCTGTTTCTTCAGATACTTCCTCGTCAAACCTCTTTAAATAATCTAAACTATGGATAATTTCTTCTCCAATCTTTTTTAAATCATTATCAGATAATCCTTCTATATCATCTAAATTAAGAGTAGGGAATTCACCTTCTTGGTAAATCACTTTTTGATTATTATTAATTATCTCCAAAACCATAGTGCAGAATGATTTTCTATAATTTTTTGTATCTTTAAAAGCCTTTTCATAAGTACTTGAGGCATTCATACTATAATAAACAGGTATTTTTAATTCTCTGTCCTTCCAATTTACAGATACCAATTTTATCGCTCTTTTATAGGCTTCTGTTATATCTCCCAAATTTGTTATTTCCTTCATATCTTTAGGTTTTTTTTTCACAGATATCATCCTTTATCCAAATACTGTTATTTCCATTTTACGACATACTAATTTATTTTTCAATAAAACAATATATTATGGCAACACGTTCTAAATGGCTTTAATAAAGATGAATATGTGGATTTATTGAAACAGAGTACATGCCTAAACCGACATGTACTCTACTTGAAACATCACAATAAAAAATTTTCTATATATACTGCTTATACTTTATTTTGGATAAAACATTAAATGAGATTCGAAAATCCATAAATCAAAACCATACTTAAATGACTCTTCTGTGTCAATATAATAGTCACAATTATATCGCGTGATTTAAATGTTATTCCAATAATATTTTATCCGTTCTTCCTTTTCTTTTATTATTGTGTTTATAATGTTGTATTTAAAATAATGGTAACATTTTGGTCCAACCTCTTTTAAGTGGCCAGTAAAAGCGATTCCCAAAGCAATCGCTATCATCTGCTAAATAATATAATTTGTCTTTAATTTTATATATTGGCTGTCCTAAATAGTATCCAATTAAATATTCTTTATAATTTTTGTTAAAATAACTATAATAATCAAAGTTTTTTTGCATTTCTACATCCTTAGTAAGAAATTTAAGAATTTCTCCTGAAAGATTTATTTGGAATGTATCTCCCTCTCCACTAAAAACCAAGGAATCCTCACCATCTTTTTCATCTTTATATCTTTTTATAAAATTATCCACGGCTTTTTTAAATATATTGTTATTATCTTTCCAATAAATTCCATTAAGGATTATATGCATTATATAATCCATTCCGTTTGTAGAGCAATTTTCTATAAAGTTCTCCATTTTTCTTTTAGGATATACCCTTTTAATCTCTTCGCTTTCTTGAAGAATATATAAGTCTAGTTCTTTTATTTCATAAAATTTAACATAGCATATTTCATACATAGAGGATACATCCAAATCGAAGATATAATGTATATCTTCATAAGCCCATATATATTCATCTTGAATATCAAACAAAAAAGTATCTTTATATTTTTCTATCTCATTAAAATCTTCTTTTGTTATTTCGTTTAATGGTTTTTGTGATAATAAATATTCAATTTTCTCTACCACATGGTCTGTTATTTTATAGTTTAAAAGTTGTCTCATAATAAAAACTCCTTTCTTAAAAAATCCATATATATTACATAAGCAGGTATTTGAAAAATACCTAACTTTATACTTAGCCTGTACCCTTAAAATCATATTTCCAATGTAAAGGAGCATTTGGCAAAATGCCTCTAATTTTCTTTTTTGTTTCTTTTGCAGGTGCTCTAATATTTATCAGAAAAGACGCCTCCCCTATATCCCTCATATCATTAGAGCAAAATTTATTCTAAAAGCCGGGAGTGCAAACTTATTAAAACTGTATTTGGACCATTTAACCCCTATATTAGAAGCATAACATATAAAATCCTTGGTTCTTTTTGCAAGCATTTTTCCTCCTACATTTATAGTATTACACATAAATAATTTGAAGTTTTTTATAAGACTTATCTCCCTAAATTATTGAGCATAACACATAAAAAACTGAAAATTTCTATTTCCCACAGAACTCTAATCCTTATACCTTGTTCCTTTCATTCTTGTTTGCATCAAAAAAACTGCCTACTATTAGTAAGACAGTTAATAAAAGAGGCATTAATGATAAAGCCCTTACTTGTCTGGAGCATTTTAGATGCAATTAATTATTCATGTCAAGTATATTTGTCTCAAAAATCTATTCTTTACCCTTAAATTCCAATCCCCCAAGGGCTTATCTCCTTTCTATCTCCTGCTATATATCTAATAAATACTTCACAATCAGTTCATCTAATCTTTGACTCAGTTTCAATGTTTCTTCATTATTCAGCCCCTTACCCCCTTGAACAACTTTCTTATTCAATTCATCTCTTAATTTTTCTATTTCCTGAATTAAATACTTCAATTTTGTACTGTTCTGTTTTTCTTAAGTTTTTTTCATTTGCTTCTCTTTGTATAAATCTCTATCTGCCATCTTAATTATATCCCCCACATTTATTAAAGAATTATAATATGCCACTCCTGCACTAATTTGAATACTTATTCTTTGGCCTGCATTTAATTCATTAATCTCTTTTCTTATTCTTTCTATTACTTTTTTTGCTGCCCTTTTATCTTGATTAAATAACAGAATTAGGAATTCATCTCCTCCGTATCTTATTCCTAAGTCCTCTTTCCTTATATTCCTTTTAATCGATTGCCCTACTATCTTAATAACCCCATCCCCTGCCAAATGCCCAAAACTGTTGTTTATGTTAATCTAAAAGTGGTCCACCATTTCAGTTGAAAACTGGTCCACCTTTAAAATATAATACCCCTATGAATGTTTTTTAGGGGGAGATGGAAGGTGATAACACTGGACCAGAAAGCAGAAATATTACTAAAATATTTCAGAGAAAATAAGTCACAAAGGGCAATAAGTAAAGAGCTTGGTATTTCAAGAACCACAGTACAAAAATACATTAAGGAATTTCAATCTAAAAATGAAAGATTGCAAGAATTAGCAAAAGGCGAAGAAAGAAATAAAGCTGAAATACTTCTTTTAATTGAAGAAATGGCATCTAAACCTAAATATGATACTAGTAACAGGAAAAAAGTAAAATTAACAGATGAGGTAATGGAAGAGATAGATAAGCTTATCTTGCTAAATGAAAGAAATAAAGAGCTGGGAAGAGCTAAGCAACTAATGAAAAAGATAGACGTACATGAAGCCTTAATAGATAAGGGATATGATATTGGATATACAACAGTCTGCAACTACATAAAAGAAACTTATGAACAAAAAGAAGCATATGTTAGGCAAGAATATACTTTAGGAGAAG encodes:
- a CDS encoding aspartyl-phosphate phosphatase Spo0E family protein, which gives rise to MKYLIQEIEKLRDELNKKVVQGGKGLNNEETLKLSQRLDELIVKYLLDI
- a CDS encoding GGDEF domain-containing protein, which produces MNINNSFGHLAGDGVIKIVGQSIKRNIRKEDLGIRYGGDEFLILLFNQDKRAAKKVIERIRKEINELNAGQRISIQISAGVAYYNSLINVGDIIKMADRDLYKEKQMKKT
- a CDS encoding helix-turn-helix domain-containing protein is translated as MITLDQKAEILLKYFRENKSQRAISKELGISRTTVQKYIKEFQSKNERLQELAKGEERNKAEILLLIEEMASKPKYDTSNRKKVKLTDEVMEEIDKLILLNERNKELGRAKQLMKKIDVHEALIDKGYDIGYTTVCNYIKETYEQKEAYVRQEYTLGEVLEFDWGEVKLTINGKNTTLNMGLFTTAKGSYHYARLYHNQKMENFLDIHVKCFNHIGGVHREIVYDNMKQAVKRFVCRNEKEATEDLIKISLYYGFKYRFCNVA